Proteins found in one Miscanthus floridulus cultivar M001 chromosome 4, ASM1932011v1, whole genome shotgun sequence genomic segment:
- the LOC136550539 gene encoding ubiquitin carboxyl-terminal hydrolase 24 — protein MSCGGGEKMLLFGSFTEDETKLFQGQPLKSPTKSVSKECERTEIQFGTLNFSVLNLEKISISSVVLPAKSANGETSAIAKENACGNEKKAAGSSLPNGGPVLANGCPPVNVPANNGVFQNVKKIETVVPPVVPVKSISNPTPQMTLEVHKDGIEPTQSRKLDKEREITENGSPIVDTPIVAAPVEEAVTSLNKKASQNMPLLPHGLRNTGNICFLNATLQALLSCSPFVHLLQDLRNRSIPKVGYPTLSAFVELISQFGVADESVIKKNEKAITVAAKPLNPAMFDAVLRNFTPDVPAGVTARPRQEDAQEFLSFAMDRMHDELLKLNGNGSNSKEGMVVSSVDDDAWETVGRKNKSAIVRTQSFVPSELSAIFGGQLQSVVKAAGNKASATVQPFLLLHLDIFPDAVQTLNDALRLFYTPESLEGYRTAAGKAGLVTARKSFKIHALSKIMILHLKRFSYGNHGSTKVYKPLHFPKELVLSRDLLSSPSTEGRNYELVATITHHGRDPYRGHYTAHAKHANGQWLRFDDDAVVPVGENDVLHDQAYILFYKQV, from the exons atgagctgcggcggcggcgagaaG ATGTTGCTGTTTGGGTCCTTTACGGAGGATGAGACTAAGTTGTTCCAGGGTCAGCCTCTCAAAAGTCCAACTAAAAGCGTCAGCAAAGAATGTGAGCGGACGGAGATCCAGTTTGGCACCCTGAACTTTTCAGTGCTGAATTTAGAGAAAATATCTATTTCAAGTGTTGTTCTTCCTGCAAAATCAGCAAACGGCGAGACCAGTGCCATCGCAAAGGAGAATGCATGCGGTAATGAAAAGAAAGCTGCAGGATCAAGCCTTCCAAATGGTGGACCAGTTCTGGCTAATGGATGCCCCCCTGTTAATGTTCCTGCTAACAATGGTGTTTTTCAGAATGTGAAGAAGATAGAGACTGTTGTCCCACCAGTTGTGCCTGTCAAAAGCATCAGCAATCCAACACCACAAATGACGTTGGAGGTGCACAAGGATGGCATCGAACCCACTCAAAGCAGAAAGTTAGACAAGGAAAGGGAAATTACTGAAAATGGTAGCCCGATTGTCGATACACCCATTGTCGCAGCTCCAGTGGAAGAGGCAGTCACTAGCCTAAATAAGAAGGCCTCTCAGAACATGCCCTTGCTTCCACATGGTTTGAGGAACACAGGAAATATCTGCTTTCTGAATGCAACTTTGCAGGCATTGCTTTCATGCTCGCCTTTTGTCCACCTATTGCAGGATTTGAGGAACCGTAGTATACCTAAG GTTGGCTACCCAACTCTGAGTGCATTTGTTGAGTTGATCTCTCAATTCGGTGTGGCTGACGAGTCAGTTATCAAGAAAAATGAGAAGGCTATTACTGTTGCTGCAAAACCACTTAATCCTGCCATGTTTGATGCTGTTCTCAGAAACTTTACACCAGATGTGCCGGCTGGAGTAACTGCTCGGCCAAG GCAGGAAGATGCTCAAGAGTTTTTAAGTTTTGCCATGGATAGAATGCATGATGAACTGTTGAAGCTTAATGGCAATGGATCAAATTCCAAGGAGGGTATGGTTGTTTCTTCTGTGGATGATGATGCTTGGGAGACAGTTGGACGAAAGAACAAATCTGCAATAGTTAGAACTCAGAGTTTTGTTCCCTCTGAGCTAAGTGCTATTTTTGGAGGGCAGCTACAGAGTGTTGTGAAAGCTGCAG GTAACAAAGCATCAGCTACTGTCCAGCCCTTCCTACTGCTCCATCTTGATATATTCCCAGATGCTGTTCAGACACTTAATGATGCACTTCGTCTGTTCTATACTCCCGAATCTTTGGAAGGATACAGAACAGCTGCTGGAAAG GCTGGTTTGGTGACAGCTAGAAAATCATTCAAGATACACGCACTTTCAAAGATAATGATACTGCACTTGAAGAGGTTCAGTTATGGAAATCATGGGAGCACTAAAGTCTATAAGCCACTCCACTTCCCAAAAGAACTGGTTCTTAGTCGTGATCTGCTGAGCTCACCATCAACAGAG GGTAGAAATTATGAGCTTGTTGCAACCATCACTCATCATGGGAGGGACCCATACAGGGGGCACTACACTGCTCACGCAAAGCATGCCAACGGGCAATGGCTTCGCTTCGACGATGACGCTGTTGTGCCCGTTGGCGAGAATGATGTCTTGCATGACCAAGCATATATCCTCTTCTACAAACAAGTCTGA